One Thermococcus kodakarensis KOD1 genomic window carries:
- a CDS encoding metal-dependent transcriptional regulator: protein MEVTKREEEYLETMYILHKNKGVIRVKDIAKALNVRPPSVVDALKKLAEKGLIEYEKYDRILLTEKGREIAENTYSKHVFLTKFFTDILGIPPEIAEQDACQFEHYVSEITVKRMREFAEFIQEQCPYVLKQFLKEKLEEAEPEEGA, encoded by the coding sequence GTGGAAGTAACGAAGAGGGAGGAAGAGTACCTTGAAACTATGTATATTCTCCACAAGAACAAAGGAGTCATCCGCGTCAAGGACATAGCGAAGGCCCTGAACGTCAGGCCCCCGAGCGTTGTTGATGCCCTTAAAAAACTCGCTGAAAAGGGTCTCATTGAATACGAAAAGTACGACAGAATACTCCTGACCGAAAAGGGAAGGGAAATTGCCGAAAACACGTATTCCAAGCACGTATTCCTTACGAAGTTCTTCACGGACATACTCGGCATACCACCGGAGATCGCAGAGCAGGACGCGTGCCAGTTCGAGCACTACGTAAGCGAAATAACCGTTAAACGGATGAGGGAATTTGCGGAATTCATCCAGGAGCAGTGTCCCTACGTCCTGAAGCAGTTCCTGAAGGAGAAACTCGAAGAAGCCGAGCCTGAAGAAGGGGCTTAG
- a CDS encoding DUF2391 family protein, producing MMSESNADEMMSPKPEQEVIELEKLSQKIDGISRQLQAIKEAEEKKNEPDTLGWDDITQEIIGAVTFALPFLFTGELWDVAKAISLERAVVIFLLTLGIAYLFLVKSRLGNMKREELFHLPKRLISVSVISYTISALLIYLYDINGVAHFTPVQYLNATVIVSAFAVIGAIAVDMVK from the coding sequence ATGATGAGTGAATCCAATGCTGATGAGATGATGAGCCCCAAACCTGAGCAAGAGGTGATTGAACTGGAGAAGCTGTCCCAAAAGATAGACGGCATCAGCAGGCAACTTCAGGCCATTAAAGAGGCCGAGGAAAAGAAAAACGAACCGGACACCCTCGGGTGGGACGACATCACTCAGGAAATCATCGGGGCTGTGACCTTTGCACTCCCATTCCTTTTCACAGGCGAGCTCTGGGACGTTGCCAAGGCGATTTCCCTTGAAAGAGCCGTTGTGATATTTCTGCTCACCCTGGGCATCGCGTACCTGTTCCTCGTGAAGTCCCGGCTCGGGAATATGAAGAGGGAGGAGCTGTTCCACCTGCCAAAGAGGCTCATAAGCGTGTCCGTTATCTCGTACACTATTTCGGCGCTTCTCATCTACCTTTACGACATAAACGGTGTCGCTCACTTCACACCCGTCCAGTACCTGAACGCGACGGTCATAGTGAGCGCGTTCGCGGTTATCGGTGCAATAGCTGTTGACATGGTGAAGTGA
- a CDS encoding DUF3226 domain-containing protein codes for MRVVTGNKWEQFGDAVLFPEYGKNREDLLKFVDSLSGEETLVTSSLEVIDLLAERFRKSEENILVYSDTMKSLTLKEVYELRKYLDFDVRGGFSGEDAPVSVLFVEGKTDSKFFKAVMKKLFDFRESRTAPRNLKFIEKVFERDNFDLLHKDGKYVAVIPSEGNSGVIRNLGNFLKAMDVFGFGVERIGVAIDVDEDREAAMASITGKLASFSPRKAGDFYLVWNTFIVPLIIGLPFEDELIDWKKPTVEDLMLHLISAEGLLEKLRPALGAFEESLGRKLKPKEVMYLALSAYGHWGNLEGFYELFVMRSRHRHIKDVLRKAGLMEGLRFLAFAER; via the coding sequence ATGAGGGTTGTTACTGGAAACAAATGGGAGCAGTTTGGAGATGCGGTTCTATTTCCCGAGTATGGAAAGAACAGGGAAGACCTCTTGAAGTTCGTTGATTCCCTTTCGGGCGAAGAGACGCTGGTAACATCGAGCCTTGAGGTTATCGACCTTCTCGCTGAACGCTTCAGGAAAAGCGAGGAGAACATCCTCGTTTACTCGGACACTATGAAAAGCCTGACTCTCAAGGAGGTCTATGAACTCAGGAAGTACCTTGACTTTGATGTCCGCGGTGGTTTTTCTGGAGAAGATGCTCCGGTCTCGGTTCTCTTTGTTGAAGGGAAGACGGACTCCAAGTTCTTCAAGGCAGTCATGAAGAAGCTCTTCGACTTCAGAGAATCCAGAACCGCGCCAAGGAACCTGAAGTTCATTGAGAAGGTCTTTGAGCGCGACAACTTTGACCTCCTCCATAAGGACGGAAAGTACGTTGCCGTAATCCCGAGCGAGGGAAACTCCGGTGTCATAAGGAACCTGGGCAACTTCCTCAAAGCCATGGACGTCTTTGGCTTCGGCGTTGAGAGAATAGGGGTTGCCATTGACGTCGATGAGGACAGGGAAGCGGCCATGGCGTCAATAACTGGCAAACTGGCATCCTTTAGTCCAAGGAAAGCCGGGGATTTTTACTTGGTCTGGAACACGTTCATCGTGCCGCTCATTATAGGTCTCCCCTTTGAGGACGAGCTTATTGACTGGAAGAAGCCGACGGTTGAGGATTTGATGCTCCACCTCATAAGCGCGGAGGGCCTTCTTGAGAAGCTCCGGCCTGCCCTTGGGGCTTTCGAGGAGAGCCTTGGGAGGAAACTCAAGCCAAAGGAGGTCATGTATCTGGCTCTCTCCGCCTACGGGCACTGGGGCAACCTCGAGGGGTTCTACGAGCTCTTCGTGATGCGCTCCCGCCACAGGCACATCAAGGACGTGCTCAGGAAGGCAGGTCTCATGGAGGGCCTGCGCTTCCTCGCCTTTGCCGAGCGCTGA
- a CDS encoding HAD family hydrolase — MKLVSFDVWNTLLDMNGMLDAFSAELSNIMGTCIVDVVEAIMLTRARIKGMRARGEGDPKRALEESQEMLAEILGVDIEVIRRAAARATLNVGDLVLPGAEDALKDAKRRGLKVTVTGNVMFWPGSYTRLLLERVGLMRYIDRTFFADEVGAFKPLPEMFRKPLEVFGVEPEEALHVGDTYAEDFEGALRVGMWGAWINPEAEGVRRISERGFEIPSIGELPEVLDMLTGDMGKAYKSTGQRSPEV; from the coding sequence ATGAAGCTGGTCTCATTTGACGTCTGGAACACACTTCTCGATATGAACGGGATGCTCGACGCTTTCTCAGCAGAGCTCTCAAACATCATGGGCACCTGCATCGTCGACGTTGTGGAGGCCATAATGCTGACGAGGGCGAGGATAAAGGGAATGAGGGCCAGGGGCGAAGGCGATCCGAAAAGGGCGCTTGAGGAGAGCCAGGAAATGCTCGCGGAAATCCTTGGCGTGGACATCGAGGTTATAAGGAGGGCCGCGGCGAGGGCCACCCTAAATGTCGGTGACCTCGTCCTACCCGGGGCGGAGGATGCCCTCAAGGACGCCAAGAGGCGCGGTCTGAAGGTTACTGTAACTGGCAACGTCATGTTCTGGCCGGGTTCCTATACGAGACTGCTCCTCGAGAGGGTTGGCCTTATGAGGTACATAGACCGGACGTTCTTCGCGGATGAGGTTGGGGCCTTCAAGCCGCTTCCGGAGATGTTTAGAAAGCCTCTGGAGGTCTTCGGTGTTGAGCCGGAGGAGGCCCTTCACGTCGGCGACACCTATGCGGAGGACTTTGAAGGAGCCCTGAGGGTTGGCATGTGGGGGGCGTGGATAAACCCCGAGGCTGAAGGCGTCAGGAGAATCTCCGAGAGGGGCTTTGAGATACCCTCAATCGGTGAGCTGCCCGAAGTCCTTGATATGCTAACTGGGGATATGGGAAAAGCTTATAAATCGACTGGGCAACGCTCACCAGAGGTTTAA
- a CDS encoding zinc finger domain-containing protein, translated as MKFEVPVCTSCGKEITPREHATHFVCPNCGEAIIWRCESCRVLSVPYKCPKCGWEGP; from the coding sequence ATGAAGTTCGAGGTACCCGTATGCACCTCATGCGGAAAGGAGATAACCCCAAGGGAGCACGCCACTCACTTCGTTTGCCCGAACTGCGGTGAGGCGATCATATGGCGCTGCGAAAGCTGCAGGGTGCTCAGCGTGCCCTACAAGTGCCCCAAGTGCGGATGGGAGGGGCCGTGA
- a CDS encoding elongation factor 1-beta, translating to MSDYNLVGVIKVMPTDPDVNLDELEEKLKAVIPEKYGLAKVEREPIAFGLVALKFYVLGRDEEGYSFDEVADIFRQVENVESAEVETVSRI from the coding sequence ATGAGCGACTACAACCTTGTTGGCGTTATAAAGGTCATGCCGACCGACCCGGATGTCAACCTCGACGAGCTCGAGGAGAAGCTTAAGGCAGTCATCCCCGAGAAGTACGGCCTTGCAAAGGTCGAGAGGGAGCCGATAGCCTTCGGTCTCGTTGCTCTCAAGTTCTACGTCCTCGGAAGGGACGAGGAAGGCTACTCCTTCGACGAGGTTGCAGATATCTTCAGACAGGTCGAGAACGTCGAGAGCGCTGAGGTCGAGACCGTTTCGAGGATCTGA
- a CDS encoding sodium/proline symporter yields MNAGVLFGFLIYLALLAYIGWWANRYTKTEDQYFVGGRKVHVLAATLSDKASDFSGWLMLGYPGSAFKAGLGAFWAGIGCLFGTLADYVLIGPRLRIYAGKFRAITVPDYLEARLKDDTKLIRILSALIIIIFMTAYVAAQFAAGGKTFAEGFDVSVNTGIIITVIILTAYVITGGFFAVVWTDVVQALFMLLTLVIVPFLALAKIGGLDKATEIIASADPNKLHPFGGATGWAAIIFAIGYASWIVGYLGQPHIVTRYMSVEDPRKLRRPGIFISGIWTTIVLWGAFFAGFLGFALYQAGMLNVSDPERVVPAMAVELMPSWIAGFVIAGIISAVMSTADSQLLVASSAIARDFYHKVLGKELGKKQMVNISRVVVAVVALVGLWFAITGPKVIYQMVATAWGGLAVGFGPILTLSLWWKRVTKEGGIVGMAYGLVSEVIFEAKIYGWAFNPDAPGFFGTLGSWFNGVPVFFINFFITLFVIIIVSLLTKPPGDIVKLHEELFRKVPVEGGKRTVMETRAKSQVENVADFLIEKGLA; encoded by the coding sequence ATGAACGCGGGTGTGCTCTTTGGATTTCTGATATACCTTGCCCTCCTAGCTTACATAGGCTGGTGGGCCAACAGGTACACCAAGACCGAAGACCAGTACTTCGTCGGCGGCAGGAAGGTTCACGTTTTAGCAGCTACACTCTCGGACAAGGCCAGTGACTTCTCCGGCTGGTTGATGCTGGGTTATCCTGGAAGCGCATTCAAGGCTGGCCTTGGAGCATTCTGGGCTGGGATAGGCTGTCTCTTCGGTACGCTGGCTGATTACGTCCTCATTGGTCCGAGGCTCAGGATCTACGCAGGTAAATTTAGGGCAATAACCGTCCCGGACTATCTGGAGGCCAGGCTTAAGGACGACACCAAGCTCATCAGGATCCTCAGCGCTTTGATCATTATCATCTTCATGACCGCCTACGTAGCTGCGCAGTTCGCGGCCGGCGGAAAGACCTTTGCGGAGGGCTTTGACGTAAGCGTGAACACTGGAATCATAATAACCGTTATCATCCTGACTGCATACGTTATCACAGGTGGCTTCTTTGCCGTGGTATGGACTGACGTTGTCCAGGCCCTCTTCATGCTGCTGACCCTCGTTATCGTTCCGTTCCTGGCCCTGGCCAAGATAGGAGGCCTCGACAAGGCGACGGAGATAATAGCCTCCGCAGACCCCAACAAGCTCCACCCCTTCGGCGGCGCAACCGGCTGGGCGGCAATAATCTTTGCCATAGGCTACGCCTCCTGGATAGTCGGCTACCTCGGCCAGCCTCACATAGTCACCCGCTACATGAGCGTTGAGGACCCGAGAAAGCTCAGGAGGCCGGGTATCTTCATCAGCGGCATCTGGACTACAATAGTCCTCTGGGGAGCGTTCTTCGCGGGATTCCTCGGCTTCGCCCTCTACCAGGCGGGCATGCTTAACGTCAGCGATCCCGAGCGTGTAGTTCCCGCCATGGCAGTTGAGCTTATGCCGAGCTGGATAGCTGGCTTCGTCATAGCGGGCATAATTTCCGCCGTTATGAGCACCGCCGATTCTCAGCTCCTCGTCGCTTCCTCGGCAATAGCGAGGGACTTCTACCACAAGGTTCTCGGCAAGGAACTCGGCAAGAAGCAGATGGTCAACATCTCCAGGGTTGTAGTTGCCGTCGTTGCACTGGTCGGCCTCTGGTTCGCTATTACAGGACCAAAGGTTATCTACCAGATGGTTGCAACGGCATGGGGTGGCCTTGCCGTCGGCTTTGGCCCGATACTCACACTGAGCCTCTGGTGGAAGCGCGTCACCAAGGAGGGCGGAATCGTTGGAATGGCCTACGGTCTGGTCAGCGAGGTCATATTCGAGGCCAAGATATACGGCTGGGCCTTCAACCCTGACGCTCCGGGCTTCTTTGGCACTCTCGGAAGCTGGTTCAACGGCGTTCCAGTGTTCTTCATCAACTTCTTCATAACGCTGTTCGTTATCATAATCGTCAGCCTCCTCACAAAGCCGCCAGGAGACATCGTTAAGCTTCACGAAGAGCTCTTCAGGAAAGTTCCCGTTGAGGGCGGCAAGAGGACAGTTATGGAAACAAGGGCCAAGAGCCAGGTCGAGAATGTCGCCGACTTCCTGATCGAGAAGGGTCTCGCCTGA
- a CDS encoding FAD-dependent oxidoreductase — MRPLDLTEKDPSKKITIYLDGEPYEAYEGEKFPVAMLANGVYWLTTSNEGRHRGAFTFGPVPVTVNGVKNINGRKLKLKDGMKIERQRYDEFQEQVEIDEGKPVLRYVVDVAVIGAGPAGLGVVEEIGGKLTVALIEEKGWLGGDMWLKGVEQEGFGNPREAIERLTNFPENVRVFLKTAALGVYDKGEYFLVPAVRNDQLIEFMAKKVVLATGAVDNIMLFENNDWPGVFRRADALEVMNVWGVAPGRKVAVTGAFPEEITAELERWGIEYIIVPNVKRVEGEDRIERVIDENGNVYEVDALIMADGRIPDINPITQAGGKLRFKRGYYMPILDDEHRIRDGIYVAGSAVSIKPHYANYLEGKLVGAYILREFGYESEPCIYEERLKEYEPVARPVPKLPLDNFNGEDVQICGCGVTLKKVDDVVRSGITDLQIIKRLTHLAMGFCQGRFCLFNGALLVSQRSGMGMDRLDIPVARPPIKNVKMKVVAGRD, encoded by the coding sequence ATGAGACCGCTTGACCTAACAGAGAAAGACCCTTCTAAGAAGATCACGATCTACCTCGACGGGGAGCCCTACGAGGCCTACGAGGGCGAGAAGTTCCCGGTGGCGATGTTAGCGAACGGCGTTTACTGGCTCACGACGAGCAACGAAGGGAGACACCGCGGAGCCTTCACCTTCGGCCCCGTCCCCGTTACGGTAAACGGAGTCAAGAACATCAACGGAAGGAAGCTCAAGCTCAAGGACGGCATGAAGATTGAGAGGCAGAGATACGATGAGTTCCAGGAGCAGGTTGAGATAGACGAAGGGAAGCCCGTTCTCCGCTACGTTGTGGACGTCGCGGTCATCGGTGCTGGTCCTGCAGGCCTCGGTGTCGTGGAGGAAATCGGCGGAAAGCTTACCGTTGCCCTCATCGAGGAGAAGGGCTGGCTCGGCGGAGATATGTGGCTCAAGGGCGTTGAGCAGGAGGGCTTTGGAAACCCGAGGGAAGCGATAGAAAGGCTCACCAACTTCCCTGAGAACGTTAGGGTCTTCCTCAAGACGGCCGCGCTCGGTGTCTATGACAAGGGCGAGTACTTCCTCGTTCCAGCCGTTAGAAACGACCAGCTCATAGAGTTCATGGCGAAGAAAGTGGTTTTAGCTACTGGGGCTGTTGATAATATAATGCTCTTCGAGAACAACGACTGGCCCGGCGTCTTTAGGAGGGCCGATGCACTTGAAGTCATGAACGTCTGGGGCGTCGCTCCCGGAAGGAAGGTCGCCGTCACAGGGGCATTCCCGGAGGAGATTACCGCCGAATTAGAGCGCTGGGGCATTGAATACATAATTGTCCCGAACGTCAAGCGCGTTGAGGGTGAGGACAGAATAGAGCGCGTCATAGACGAGAACGGCAACGTCTATGAAGTTGATGCACTGATAATGGCCGATGGGAGGATTCCGGATATAAACCCGATAACCCAGGCGGGAGGAAAGCTCCGCTTCAAGCGCGGCTACTACATGCCGATTCTCGACGACGAGCACAGGATAAGGGACGGAATCTATGTCGCGGGAAGCGCGGTCAGCATAAAGCCGCACTACGCGAACTACCTCGAAGGAAAGCTCGTTGGGGCCTACATCCTGAGGGAGTTCGGCTACGAGAGCGAGCCGTGCATTTACGAGGAGAGGCTTAAGGAGTACGAGCCGGTGGCAAGGCCGGTTCCGAAGCTCCCGCTCGATAACTTCAACGGCGAGGACGTCCAGATATGCGGCTGTGGCGTCACACTGAAGAAGGTGGACGACGTCGTCAGGAGCGGCATAACAGACCTGCAGATCATCAAGAGGCTCACCCACCTGGCCATGGGCTTCTGCCAGGGCAGGTTCTGCCTATTCAACGGCGCCCTTCTCGTTTCCCAGCGGAGCGGAATGGGCATGGACAGGCTTGACATACCCGTTGCGAGGCCGCCTATAAAGAACGTCAAAATGAAGGTCGTCGCGGGGAGGGATTGA